From the genome of Sandaracinaceae bacterium, one region includes:
- a CDS encoding protein kinase, with translation MGEPQAAEEPERLAPGTILEDRYRILGELGEGGIGWVYRAEHVKLKTPVAIKMLQPQYAHHEQMRPRFEREAKALASLSHPNIVTLTDFSVTEGRPYLVMELLEGRGLDVLLAEGPLDEPITRHIAAQVIDALVYAHERGFVHRDLKPANIFLCALPTDPHHVKLLDFGFVKLVADEGESPQSVLTQSGIAFGTPSYMSPEQATGDVVDARADLYAFGVVLFEMLAARRPFVGSLPEIVRQHLTTPPPPLSVGGRAIDASPALREVLARALAKEREDRFDHAEAMRAAMRAMPVPWTVPGIGEHATLLAVPGNDDVGSAETVAARPTAKSESSSPKPAAPSLERAALGEATPAAPPRPSEVGAPPSRTSSTLGLGFGLLLIAALSGAAVWYFGIRPSEVAELGTNALQGALTAEGPRAAPAEPEPEDEDAPLPEQGEGDEQLASLLDEISGEWWAEDETGSLSTDEALEEEALEEEALEGDAEEEVLEDEPLEEDAEEEALGGDTEEEALEGDAEEEELLEAEALEEDAAEEAVAAEALADAREATPAQPVEIAAAATDAEDGPDESADAEEDDAEEDDAPLGPNPWRVRPVVPRLVRARRIVLDGRALTRDQKRALRELVRADRADPRPHLVLAQSFVAGGQHTSAVQRYDLAHRVDGSARGDPRMLFDLVRLATEGDAQRDAAAMLERVYGEDALLLVDELVEDDDLSAARRASLRALRARLAGDDTATRPRTRARRRGATTRRRARTSRRSRARSRRSTARRRARARARRARARRRRARRR, from the coding sequence GTGGGAGAGCCCCAAGCGGCGGAGGAGCCCGAGCGTCTGGCGCCGGGGACCATCCTCGAGGATCGCTACCGCATCCTCGGCGAGCTCGGCGAAGGCGGGATCGGGTGGGTGTACCGCGCCGAGCACGTGAAGCTGAAGACGCCGGTGGCGATCAAGATGCTGCAGCCGCAGTACGCCCACCACGAGCAGATGCGTCCACGGTTCGAGCGCGAGGCCAAGGCGCTCGCCTCTCTCAGCCACCCGAACATCGTCACCCTCACCGACTTCAGCGTCACCGAGGGCCGCCCCTACCTCGTGATGGAGCTGCTCGAGGGGCGAGGGCTCGACGTGCTGCTCGCCGAGGGCCCGCTCGACGAGCCCATCACCCGCCACATCGCGGCCCAGGTGATCGACGCCCTGGTCTATGCGCACGAGCGCGGGTTCGTGCACCGGGATTTGAAGCCGGCGAACATCTTCCTCTGCGCGCTCCCGACCGACCCGCACCACGTGAAGCTGCTCGACTTCGGCTTCGTCAAGCTCGTGGCCGACGAGGGCGAGTCTCCGCAATCGGTGCTGACGCAGTCGGGCATCGCCTTCGGCACGCCCTCGTACATGTCGCCCGAGCAGGCGACGGGCGACGTGGTGGACGCGCGCGCGGACCTCTACGCGTTCGGCGTCGTGCTCTTCGAGATGCTCGCGGCGCGCCGTCCGTTCGTGGGGTCGCTGCCCGAGATCGTGCGCCAGCACCTGACCACGCCGCCGCCGCCGCTGTCGGTCGGGGGCCGGGCGATCGACGCCTCCCCCGCCCTGCGCGAGGTGCTGGCCAGAGCGCTGGCGAAGGAGAGAGAGGACCGCTTCGACCACGCGGAGGCGATGCGAGCGGCGATGCGCGCGATGCCGGTGCCGTGGACGGTCCCGGGGATCGGGGAGCACGCGACGCTGCTCGCGGTGCCGGGAAACGACGACGTCGGCTCGGCGGAGACGGTGGCCGCGCGGCCCACCGCGAAGTCGGAGTCGTCGAGCCCGAAGCCCGCCGCGCCGAGCCTCGAGCGCGCCGCGCTCGGCGAAGCGACGCCCGCCGCTCCGCCGCGCCCGTCGGAGGTGGGCGCCCCTCCGTCGCGCACGTCGTCCACGCTCGGCCTCGGCTTCGGCCTCCTGTTGATCGCGGCTCTGAGCGGCGCGGCGGTCTGGTACTTCGGCATCCGCCCGAGCGAGGTCGCGGAGCTCGGCACGAACGCTTTGCAAGGCGCGCTGACAGCCGAAGGCCCTCGAGCTGCCCCCGCCGAGCCCGAGCCGGAGGACGAGGACGCGCCCCTCCCCGAGCAAGGCGAAGGGGACGAGCAGCTCGCCAGCCTGCTGGACGAGATCTCCGGCGAGTGGTGGGCCGAGGACGAGACGGGCTCGCTCTCGACCGACGAGGCGCTGGAAGAAGAGGCGCTGGAAGAAGAAGCGCTCGAAGGAGACGCGGAAGAGGAAGTCCTCGAAGACGAGCCCCTCGAAGAAGACGCGGAAGAAGAAGCCCTCGGAGGAGACACGGAAGAAGAAGCCCTCGAGGGAGACGCGGAAGAAGAAGAACTTCTCGAAGCAGAAGCCCTCGAAGAAGACGCGGCGGAGGAGGCCGTGGCCGCCGAGGCGCTCGCCGACGCGCGCGAGGCCACCCCGGCCCAGCCCGTGGAGATCGCCGCGGCGGCGACGGACGCGGAGGACGGCCCCGACGAGAGCGCGGACGCGGAGGAGGACGACGCGGAGGAGGACGACGCGCCGCTCGGCCCGAACCCATGGCGCGTGCGGCCCGTCGTCCCGCGGCTCGTGCGCGCGCGGCGCATCGTGCTCGACGGCCGGGCGCTGACCCGCGACCAGAAGCGCGCGCTGCGTGAGCTCGTGCGCGCCGACCGCGCCGACCCGCGACCGCACCTGGTGCTCGCGCAGAGCTTCGTCGCCGGTGGCCAGCACACGTCCGCGGTCCAGCGCTACGACCTCGCGCACCGGGTCGACGGGAGCGCGCGCGGCGACCCGCGCATGCTCTTCGATCTCGTCCGCCTCGCGACCGAAGGCGACGCGCAGCGCGACGCGGCCGCGATGCTCGAGCGCGTGTACGGCGAGGACGCGCTGCTCCTGGTGGACGAGCTGGTCGAGGACGACGACCTCTCCGCCGCGCGCCGCGCGTCTCTTCGCGCGCTCCGGGCGCGCCTCGCGGGCGACGACACCGCGACGCGCCCTCGCACGCGCGCGCGCCGGCGCGGCGCCACCACCCGACGGCGCGCCCGCACCTCCCGTCGCAGCCGCGCCCGCAGCCGCCGGAGCACCGCCCGGCGCCGCGCCAGGGCACGCGCCCGCCGCGCGAGGGCGCGCCGCCGCCGCGCGCGACGTCGCTGA
- the thrC gene encoding threonine synthase: MAYSAWFRSVAGGEARYPLNEVIYRCPDTGALLEVEHDTEALKKRSGAAWMRLFDERYGRTSWPYGSGVWSKHEWVQPHVHPDNVVSLYEGNTNLFWAERYGAQIGVPDLWVKQCGTSHTGSFKDLGMTVLVSSVKQMIAEGRPIRAMACASTGDTSAALAAYGAAAGIPVVVLLPKGKISAAQLVQPMANGAIVCSLDTDFDGCMRVVQHLTEDPGIYLANSMNSLRVEGQKTISVEIVQQFDWEVPDWVLVPGGNLGNVSAIAKGFLQMQALGLIDHPPRLVCCQAARANPLYLAYQKARAEDRDLREEDFTPIEAGDTLASAIRIGHPVSLPKAIRALVATRGVVEQATEQELADAVARADRTGMFNCPHTGVALACFEKLVQRGEIRKDERVVVISTAHGLKFTEFKARYHAGTLDGIDSPLANQPVEMGSEPDEVASAIHRVLDARI, encoded by the coding sequence ATGGCGTACTCGGCTTGGTTCCGAAGCGTGGCGGGCGGCGAGGCGCGCTACCCGCTCAACGAGGTCATCTACCGCTGCCCGGACACGGGCGCGCTGCTCGAGGTGGAGCACGACACCGAGGCGCTGAAGAAGCGCAGCGGCGCGGCGTGGATGCGCCTCTTCGACGAGCGCTACGGCCGGACGAGCTGGCCCTACGGCAGCGGCGTCTGGTCGAAGCACGAGTGGGTGCAGCCGCACGTCCACCCCGACAACGTCGTGTCCCTCTACGAAGGGAACACGAACCTCTTCTGGGCCGAGCGGTACGGCGCGCAGATCGGCGTGCCGGACCTCTGGGTCAAGCAGTGCGGGACCAGCCACACCGGCAGCTTCAAGGACCTCGGCATGACGGTGCTCGTCAGCTCGGTCAAACAGATGATCGCCGAGGGGAGGCCCATCCGCGCGATGGCCTGCGCGTCGACGGGCGACACCTCCGCCGCGCTCGCGGCCTACGGCGCGGCGGCGGGCATCCCCGTGGTGGTGCTCCTGCCGAAGGGGAAGATCAGCGCCGCGCAGCTCGTCCAGCCCATGGCGAACGGCGCCATCGTCTGCAGCCTCGACACGGACTTCGACGGGTGCATGCGCGTCGTGCAGCACCTGACCGAGGACCCGGGCATCTATCTCGCGAACTCGATGAACAGCCTGCGCGTCGAGGGGCAGAAGACGATCAGCGTCGAGATCGTGCAGCAGTTCGACTGGGAGGTGCCCGACTGGGTGCTCGTGCCCGGCGGCAACCTCGGGAACGTCAGCGCGATCGCGAAGGGCTTCCTCCAGATGCAGGCGCTCGGCCTGATCGACCACCCGCCGCGCCTGGTCTGCTGCCAGGCGGCGCGCGCCAACCCGCTCTACCTCGCCTACCAGAAGGCGCGGGCCGAGGACCGGGATCTGCGCGAGGAGGACTTCACGCCCATCGAGGCGGGGGACACGCTCGCGAGCGCGATCCGGATCGGGCACCCGGTGTCGCTCCCCAAGGCGATCCGCGCGCTCGTCGCCACCCGCGGCGTGGTCGAGCAGGCGACCGAGCAGGAGCTCGCCGACGCCGTGGCCCGCGCCGACCGCACCGGCATGTTCAACTGCCCCCACACCGGCGTCGCGCTCGCGTGCTTCGAGAAGCTCGTGCAGCGCGGTGAGATTCGAAAGGACGAGCGGGTGGTCGTGATCTCCACCGCGCACGGCCTCAAGTTCACCGAGTTCAAGGCGCGCTACCACGCGGGCACGCTCGACGGAATCGACAGCCCGCTCGCCAACCAGCCCGTGGAGATGGGGAGCGAGCCCGACGAGGTCGCGTCCGCCATTCACCGCGTGCTCGACGCGCGGATCTGA
- a CDS encoding metallopeptidase TldD-related protein, which yields MSRRDVLRQGALGGAALTMPGVLGACGGGVRQAVRSAMPAGPAPDLFAIFGVDAALARDALSELTSRGADRAELYFQSSRSTSVLFQDGIISQAHASVDLGVGLRCVVGEQTGYAYTEELTRESLRAAARTAAAIASGSAVVPPQEIRHQALPHDRYAIEVPWREVGVDRKLPIIQRAAELARAADPAIVKVDVSWADGESRVLIADMEGRVVFDERPMTRLSVTVTAERGGERQTNRANIAARRGLDFYTEERLEGLVRQAVDRTMVLFEARRPPAGEMPVVLASGASGILLHEAIGHGMEADYNRKGISIYAEMLNRQVAEPFVTIVDDGTLEHERGALNVDDEGRPAGRTVLVENGRLVSYMHDAISARHYGVEQTGSGRRQSFRHVPLPRMRCTYMEGGPHTRDEIIASVQRGILAETFTNGQVQIGAGDYTFYIKNGWLIEDGRLTAPIKDVNIVGSGPETLRRISMVADDAQLDTGGWVCGKGGQSVPVSLGIPTVLVSQLTVGGEDGGDRAA from the coding sequence ATGAGCCGACGAGACGTGTTGAGACAGGGCGCGCTGGGGGGCGCGGCGCTCACGATGCCGGGGGTCCTCGGCGCCTGCGGCGGCGGCGTGCGGCAGGCCGTGCGGAGCGCGATGCCAGCGGGCCCGGCGCCGGATCTGTTCGCGATCTTCGGCGTGGACGCGGCGCTGGCGCGCGACGCGCTGTCGGAGCTGACCTCGCGGGGCGCGGATCGCGCGGAGCTCTACTTCCAGTCGTCGCGCTCGACCTCGGTGCTCTTCCAGGACGGCATCATCAGCCAGGCGCACGCGAGCGTGGATCTCGGCGTGGGGCTGCGCTGCGTGGTCGGAGAGCAGACCGGCTACGCCTACACCGAGGAGCTGACCCGGGAGAGCTTGCGCGCCGCGGCGCGCACCGCGGCCGCCATCGCGAGCGGCAGCGCCGTGGTCCCGCCGCAGGAAATCCGGCACCAGGCGCTCCCGCACGACCGCTACGCCATCGAGGTGCCGTGGCGCGAGGTCGGCGTCGATCGGAAGCTCCCGATCATCCAGCGCGCGGCGGAGCTGGCGCGGGCCGCCGACCCGGCGATCGTGAAGGTCGACGTCTCCTGGGCGGACGGAGAGAGCCGCGTGCTGATCGCGGACATGGAGGGGCGGGTGGTCTTCGACGAGCGCCCGATGACCCGGCTCAGCGTCACGGTGACCGCCGAGCGAGGCGGCGAGCGGCAGACCAACCGGGCCAACATCGCGGCGCGGCGCGGCCTCGACTTCTACACGGAGGAGAGGCTCGAGGGCCTGGTCCGCCAGGCGGTCGATCGCACGATGGTCCTGTTCGAGGCGCGGCGCCCTCCCGCCGGAGAGATGCCCGTGGTCCTCGCGAGCGGGGCGAGCGGCATCCTGCTGCACGAAGCCATCGGGCACGGCATGGAGGCGGACTACAACCGCAAGGGGATCAGCATCTACGCCGAGATGCTGAACCGGCAGGTGGCCGAGCCCTTCGTGACCATCGTCGACGACGGAACGCTGGAGCACGAGCGCGGCGCGCTCAACGTCGACGACGAGGGGCGCCCGGCGGGTCGCACCGTCCTGGTCGAGAACGGGCGGCTCGTCAGCTACATGCACGACGCGATCAGCGCGCGGCACTACGGCGTCGAGCAGACCGGCTCGGGGCGACGACAGAGCTTCCGCCACGTGCCGCTCCCGCGCATGCGCTGCACGTACATGGAAGGCGGCCCACACACGCGCGACGAGATCATCGCCTCGGTCCAGCGCGGCATCCTCGCCGAGACCTTCACGAACGGGCAGGTCCAGATCGGCGCGGGCGACTACACGTTCTACATCAAGAACGGCTGGCTCATCGAAGACGGCCGGCTGACCGCGCCGATCAAGGACGTGAACATCGTGGGCAGCGGGCCCGAGACGCTGCGCCGGATCTCGATGGTGGCCGACGACGCGCAGCTCGACACGGGCGGCTGGGTCTGCGGCAAGGGCGGCCAGAGCGTCCCCGTCAGCCTCGGCATCCCCACCGTGCTCGTCAGCCAGCTGACCGTGGGCGGCGAAGACGGAGGCGACCGTGCTGCGTGA
- a CDS encoding TldD/PmbA family protein, with protein MLRELAERAGDAVEMARAAGADDAWASASRSNGVEVQVRDGEVEKLQESTSRGLSIRLYVDGRYATYRTSDLRPEPLRAFVRDAVAMTRALEQDPFRVIPDPALFEGRSTLDLELHDPAVLALDTERRLAWCMEMDAPCRADARVVSATVSVSGGHSLVASASSNGFSGHHERTSHWRGGSVTLRDEGDARPAGSFYAGARHLEDVPDAPEIGRRALAEAIRRVGATQGPTRRTTMVVDPRVSGRLIGLLLGPATARSFSQRRSFWQGRVGERVLAERLTVEDDPLRVRGLGSRYYDGEGIAARRLPIVEGGALSNLFVDTYYGRKTELPPTTAGASNLVVAPGERGLAELVRDVEEGYLVTAWLGGNSDGTTGDFSLGVRGHTLSGGRIGGPVQEMNVTGNLLSLFASLVEVGDDPWPYSSRQVPTLVFEGVQFSGA; from the coding sequence GTGCTGCGTGAGCTCGCCGAGCGCGCGGGAGACGCGGTCGAGATGGCGCGCGCCGCGGGGGCGGACGACGCGTGGGCCTCGGCGAGCCGGAGCAACGGCGTCGAGGTGCAGGTGCGCGACGGGGAGGTCGAGAAGCTGCAGGAGAGCACCTCCCGCGGGCTGTCGATCCGGCTCTACGTGGACGGCCGCTACGCGACCTATCGCACGAGCGATCTGCGACCGGAGCCGCTGCGCGCGTTCGTGCGCGACGCCGTCGCCATGACGCGCGCGCTCGAGCAAGACCCCTTCCGCGTGATCCCGGATCCCGCGCTCTTCGAGGGCCGCTCCACCCTGGACCTCGAGCTGCACGACCCGGCCGTGCTCGCGCTCGACACCGAGCGACGCCTCGCGTGGTGCATGGAGATGGACGCGCCCTGCCGGGCGGACGCGCGGGTCGTCAGCGCGACGGTCAGCGTCAGCGGCGGCCACTCGCTGGTGGCGTCGGCGAGCAGCAACGGGTTCTCTGGCCACCACGAGCGCACGAGCCACTGGCGCGGCGGCAGCGTGACCCTGCGCGACGAGGGCGACGCGCGCCCCGCGGGGAGCTTCTACGCCGGCGCGCGACACCTCGAGGACGTGCCGGACGCGCCGGAGATCGGGCGGCGCGCGCTGGCCGAGGCCATCCGCCGGGTCGGGGCCACGCAGGGCCCCACGCGCCGCACGACGATGGTCGTCGATCCGCGGGTCTCCGGCCGGCTCATCGGCCTCCTGCTCGGGCCCGCCACCGCGCGATCGTTCTCGCAGCGGCGCTCCTTCTGGCAGGGTCGGGTCGGGGAGCGCGTGCTGGCGGAGCGGCTCACGGTGGAGGACGACCCGCTCCGCGTGCGCGGGCTCGGCTCGCGCTACTACGACGGCGAGGGCATCGCCGCGCGGCGCCTCCCGATCGTGGAGGGGGGCGCCCTCTCCAACCTCTTCGTCGACACGTACTACGGCCGGAAGACCGAGCTGCCGCCGACCACCGCGGGCGCGAGCAACCTGGTCGTCGCGCCCGGCGAGCGCGGCCTCGCGGAGCTCGTGCGGGACGTCGAGGAGGGGTACCTCGTGACGGCCTGGCTGGGCGGCAACAGCGACGGCACCACGGGCGACTTCTCGCTCGGCGTCCGGGGGCACACCCTCTCGGGCGGTCGGATCGGCGGGCCGGTCCAGGAGATGAACGTCACCGGCAACCTGCTCTCGCTCTTCGCGAGCCTGGTCGAGGTCGGCGACGATCCGTGGCCCTACTCCAGCCGCCAGGTGCCGACGCTCGTCTTCGAGGGCGTGCAGTTCAGCGGCGCGTGA
- the nth gene encoding endonuclease III translates to MNEEVQKQADDVRKRLKVAIPEPRVELDHQDAWQLVVATILSAQSTDKKINEVTPVLFARYPTPKDLAEADREELEAVLKPTGFFRNKAKAVQGAAKKVALDFGGEVPRTMKEITTLPGVARKTGNVVLGSAYGIATGMVVDTHVKRVSKRLELTVEQTPEKIEAELCGLFPKRSWVKLSHRLVLHGRYVCQAKKPRCGRCPLNEICSVADAKPEVRGWKQRAAWEERLVASKGELDQL, encoded by the coding sequence GTGAACGAAGAAGTGCAGAAGCAGGCGGACGACGTGCGCAAGCGGCTGAAGGTCGCCATCCCGGAGCCGCGCGTCGAGCTGGATCACCAGGACGCGTGGCAGCTGGTGGTGGCGACCATCCTCAGCGCGCAGAGCACCGACAAGAAGATCAACGAGGTCACGCCCGTGCTCTTCGCGCGCTACCCCACGCCGAAGGATCTGGCGGAGGCCGACCGCGAGGAGCTGGAGGCGGTCCTCAAGCCGACCGGGTTCTTCCGGAACAAGGCGAAGGCCGTGCAGGGCGCCGCGAAGAAGGTCGCCCTGGACTTCGGCGGCGAGGTCCCGCGCACGATGAAGGAGATCACCACCCTCCCCGGCGTCGCGCGCAAGACGGGCAACGTGGTCCTGGGATCCGCCTACGGGATCGCGACCGGCATGGTGGTCGACACGCACGTCAAGCGCGTCAGCAAGCGGCTCGAGCTGACGGTCGAGCAGACACCGGAGAAGATCGAGGCGGAGCTCTGCGGCCTGTTCCCGAAGCGCAGCTGGGTGAAGCTCAGCCACCGGCTCGTCCTGCACGGCCGCTACGTCTGCCAGGCGAAGAAGCCTCGCTGCGGGCGCTGTCCGCTCAACGAGATCTGCAGCGTGGCCGACGCGAAGCCGGAGGTGCGCGGCTGGAAGCAGCGCGCCGCGTGGGAGGAGCGCCTCGTCGCGTCGAAGGGCGAGCTCGACCAGCTCTGA
- a CDS encoding response regulator, giving the protein MQNANGGAARRGDEFARLALDHLGRVCGADESGVILTRALDLAGVTSVPEEPVGFGLFARGPLRDAMEETLEPAIAAATSDALTRVVRQLVQSGVRRRPEALSRETDRVVLLVLNDDRRAERVAAQLRGQAEVHRPRDVFGLLQMAERCADRSLFLVIDGGFPGLRGPMLTTLARVLPESAQTIFWGGPPPGRGFERARHLPAATNPREVATFCRGEGELPPEVAATRKPVLVLADDDPVWRATLRRRLEHEGYEVLSCPDGFTALEACIDHEPDVVVSDHDMPTLDGAQLAALLVSRFQDEAPPFLIVSSREIEPTAGVTGVLRKQDGLPEILAMVRRHAPPPPRET; this is encoded by the coding sequence GTGCAGAACGCCAACGGCGGGGCAGCACGGCGCGGAGACGAATTCGCGCGGTTGGCCCTGGATCACCTGGGTCGGGTCTGTGGAGCCGACGAGTCGGGAGTGATCCTCACGCGCGCCCTCGATCTCGCCGGGGTGACCTCCGTGCCGGAGGAGCCGGTGGGGTTCGGGCTCTTCGCGCGCGGGCCGCTGCGGGACGCGATGGAGGAGACGCTCGAGCCCGCGATCGCGGCCGCCACCTCCGACGCGCTGACGCGGGTGGTGCGGCAGCTCGTGCAGTCGGGGGTGCGCCGTCGGCCCGAGGCGCTGTCGCGCGAGACCGACCGCGTGGTGCTCCTCGTGCTGAACGATGACCGGCGCGCGGAGCGCGTCGCGGCGCAGCTCCGCGGGCAGGCCGAGGTGCACCGCCCACGCGACGTCTTCGGGCTGCTCCAGATGGCGGAGCGCTGCGCCGATCGGAGCCTCTTCCTCGTGATCGACGGAGGGTTCCCCGGGCTCCGCGGGCCGATGCTGACGACGCTGGCGCGCGTGCTGCCCGAGTCGGCGCAGACCATCTTCTGGGGCGGGCCCCCGCCGGGTCGCGGTTTCGAGCGCGCGCGCCATCTGCCTGCGGCCACCAACCCTCGCGAGGTCGCCACGTTCTGCCGTGGAGAGGGCGAGCTGCCGCCCGAGGTCGCGGCGACCCGCAAGCCCGTGCTCGTCCTGGCGGACGACGATCCGGTCTGGCGCGCGACCCTGCGGCGCCGCCTCGAGCACGAGGGCTACGAGGTCCTCAGCTGCCCCGACGGCTTCACCGCGCTCGAGGCCTGCATCGATCACGAGCCGGACGTCGTCGTGTCCGACCACGACATGCCCACCCTGGACGGCGCGCAGCTCGCCGCGCTCCTCGTCTCCCGCTTCCAGGACGAGGCGCCTCCGTTCCTGATCGTCAGCTCTCGCGAGATCGAGCCGACCGCGGGCGTGACGGGCGTGCTGCGCAAGCAGGATGGCTTGCCCGAGATCCTGGCCATGGTGCGCCGCCACGCCCCGCCGCCGCCGCGCGAGACCTGA